In Acinonyx jubatus isolate Ajub_Pintada_27869175 chromosome B3, VMU_Ajub_asm_v1.0, whole genome shotgun sequence, a genomic segment contains:
- the LOC106986404 gene encoding LOW QUALITY PROTEIN: keratin, type II cytoskeletal 8-like (The sequence of the model RefSeq protein was modified relative to this genomic sequence to represent the inferred CDS: substituted 3 bases at 3 genomic stop codons) codes for MWLKGEIDMLFFLHIKTFRIDPRSSFLAPSQTSGRFSLLASTPTSTLASTMSIRVTQKSYKVSSSGPRAFSSLSFTHVPGSRISSALSCVESGSSFQRGLGSSMSVVGGYGRPGSMGGITAVSVNQSLLSPLKLEVDPNIQAVRSQGKEQIKTLNNRFASFIDKVWHLEQQNKILETKWNLLQQQKTSRSNMDNTFESYIDNLRRQLETLGQEKLKLEVELGNMQGLVEDFNKYEEIKECADMENESVLIKKDVDEAYMNXVELESRLEGLTDEINFLRQLYEEEIRELQSQISDTTVVLSMGSSHSLDLDGIIAKVKAQYEEIANSSQAEAETMYPIKYEQLQTLAGKHGDDLHRTKTEISKMNQNTNXHQAEIEGLKNQRASLEATIADTKQRGELAVKDSNAKVAELEAALQRAKQDMARXLQEYQELTNIKLALDITITTYCKLLEGEESRLESGMQNMSIHTKTSTGYLGGLVSAYRGHMSPGVSYAFQSGFSSGQSSASSGHVSSSKAVVVKKIETRDGKLVSQLSDVLSKRTTTVVPPSLPAPVAAVEPVGEGAVQGSVGNGRPT; via the coding sequence ATGTGGCTGAAAGGGGAAATcgatatgcttttttttcttcatattaaaacTTTCAGAATAGACCCTAGAAGCAGCTTCTTGGCTCCTTCTCAAACCTCAGGCAGGTTCAGCCTACTTGCCTCCACTCCAACTTCCACACTGGCCTCCACCATGTCTATCAGGGTGACCCAGAAGTCCTACAAGGTGTCCTCCTCTGGCCCCCGGGCTTTCAGCAGCCTCTCCTTCACTCACGTGCCTGGCTCCCGCATCAGCTCTGCCCTGTCCTGCGTGGAAAGCGGCAGCAGCTTCCAGCGTGGCCTGGGCAGCAGCATGAGTGTAGTTGGGGGCTATGGCAGGCCTGGGAGTATGGGGGGCATCACGGCTGTCTCAGTGAACCAGAGCCTGCTGAGCCCTCTTAAGCTGGAGGTGGACCCCAACATCCAGGCCGTGCGCAGCCAGGGGAAGGAGCAGATCAAGACCCTCAACAACAGGTTTGCCTCCTTCATCGACAAGGTGTGGCATCTGGAGCAGCAGAACAAAATTCTGGAGACCAAGTGGAACCTCTTGCAGCAGCAGAAAACCTCTCGCAGCAACATGGACAACACGTTTGAGAGTTACATCGACAACCTTCGGCGGCAGCTGGAAACCCTAGGCCAGGAGAAGCTGAAGCTGGAGGTGGAGCTTGGCAACATGCAGGGCCTGGTGGAGGACTTCAATAAATATGAGGAGATCAAAGAATGTGCAGACATGGAGAATGAATCTGTCCTCATCAAGAAGGATGTGGACGAAGCTTACATGAACTAGGTGGAGCTGGAGTCCCGCTTGGAAGGGCTGACTGATGAGATCAACTTCTTAAGACAGTTGTATGAAGAGGAGATCCGTGAGCTGCAGTCCCAGATCTCGGACACGACTGTGGTGCTGTCCATGGGCAGCAGCCACTCCCTGGATCTGGATGGCATCATTGCCAAGGTCAAGGCCCAGTATGAGGAGATCGCCAACAGCAGCCAGGCTGAGGCTGAGACCATGTACCCGATCAAGTACGAGCAGCTGCAGACATTGGCCGGGAAGCATGGGGATGACCTCCATCGCACAAAGACGGAGATTTCCAAGATGAACCAGAACACTAACTGACACCAGGCTGAGATTGAGGGCCTGAAAAACCAGAGGGCTTCCCTGGAGGCCACCATAGCTGATACCAAGCAGCGTGGGGAGCTGGCCGTGAAGGACTCCAATGCTAAGGTGGCCGAGCTGGAGGCTGCTCTGCAGCGAGCCAAGCAGGACATGGCCCGGTAGCTGCAGGAGTACCAGGAGCTCACGAACATCAAGCTGGCCCTGGACATCACGATCACCACCTACTGCAAGCTGCTGGAGGGCGAGGAAAGCAGGCTGGAGTCTGGGATGCAGAACATGAGCATCCACACTAAGACCTCCACCGGCTACTTGGGTGGGCTGGTCTCAGCCTACAGGGGCCACATGAGCCCTGGCGTCAGCTATGCCTTCCAGTCCGGCTTCAGCTCTGGCCAGAGCTCTGCTTCCTCTGGCCATGTCAGCTCCTCCAAGGCTGTGGTGGTGAAGAAGATCGAGACCCGTGATGGGAAGCTGGTGTCCCAGTTGTCTGACGTCCTGTCCAAGCGAACAACCACTGTggtccctcccagcctccctgctccCGTGGCTGCCGTAGAGCCTGTGGGGGAAGGAGCCGTGCAGGGGAGCGTCGGGAATGGGAGGCCCACCTAA